The following coding sequences lie in one Lysobacter capsici genomic window:
- a CDS encoding class I SAM-dependent methyltransferase codes for MRVDASDDALDTLFQPFADGVLSWPEQGGALFLRARDGVGLRQSPRPGLVCEQDYKPAIDALHRGGLDTVELDSLPADRRYPLVLVLPPRQRDEARALYAQALTRTAPGGRVVACLSNDEGARSGEDDLGRIAGKVGSLSKRKCRVFWTAPLDGPADPALAAAWAGGDRPREILGGRFLSRPGVFAWDRVDPASALLAEHLPADLAGRAADLGAGYGYLSAELLARCPRITALDVYEAQARALQLARTNLQRVPTAVPMEFFWHDVTAGLDGRGYDVIVSNPPFHAQGREERPDIGRRFIAEAAQALNPGGRLWLVANRHLPYEVVLDERFGEVRTVAQQGGFKVVEAIKAKAAGKPPGPATGVASGKPTGKFAGKPGGKGGARA; via the coding sequence ATGCGCGTTGACGCCTCCGACGACGCGCTCGACACCCTGTTCCAACCCTTCGCCGACGGCGTGCTGTCGTGGCCGGAGCAAGGCGGCGCGCTGTTCCTGCGCGCGCGCGACGGCGTCGGCCTGCGCCAGAGCCCGCGTCCGGGCCTGGTGTGCGAACAGGACTACAAGCCCGCGATCGACGCCCTGCATCGCGGCGGCCTGGACACGGTCGAGCTCGACTCGCTGCCGGCCGACCGGCGTTATCCGCTGGTGCTGGTGCTGCCGCCGCGCCAGCGCGACGAGGCCCGCGCGCTGTACGCGCAGGCGCTGACGCGCACCGCGCCGGGCGGGCGCGTGGTCGCCTGCCTGAGCAACGACGAAGGCGCGCGTTCGGGCGAGGACGACCTGGGCCGCATCGCCGGCAAGGTCGGCAGCCTGTCCAAGCGCAAATGCCGGGTGTTCTGGACCGCGCCGCTGGACGGCCCGGCCGACCCGGCCCTGGCCGCCGCCTGGGCCGGCGGCGACCGGCCGCGCGAGATTCTCGGCGGGCGGTTCCTGAGCCGGCCCGGCGTGTTCGCCTGGGACCGGGTCGATCCCGCCTCGGCGCTGCTGGCCGAGCACCTGCCGGCCGATCTGGCCGGTCGCGCCGCCGACCTGGGCGCCGGTTACGGCTATCTGTCGGCCGAACTGCTGGCGCGCTGCCCGCGCATCACCGCGCTGGACGTGTACGAAGCGCAGGCGCGCGCGCTGCAGCTGGCGCGGACCAACCTGCAACGCGTGCCGACCGCGGTGCCGATGGAGTTCTTCTGGCACGACGTCACCGCCGGCCTGGACGGGCGCGGCTACGACGTGATCGTCAGCAACCCGCCGTTCCATGCGCAAGGCCGCGAGGAGCGCCCCGACATCGGTCGGCGTTTCATCGCCGAGGCCGCGCAGGCGCTCAATCCCGGCGGCCGGCTGTGGCTGGTCGCCAATCGCCATCTGCCGTACGAGGTGGTGCTCGACGAACGCTTCGGCGAAGTCCGCACCGTCGCCCAGCAAGGCGGCTTCAAGGTGGTCGAGGCGATCAAGGCCAAGGCCGCGGGCAAGCCTCCCGGCCCGGCGACCGGCGTCGCGAGCGGCAAGCCGACCGGCAAGTTCGCCGGCAAGCCGGGCGGCAAGGGCGGAGCGCGCGCATGA
- a CDS encoding pseudouridine synthase, with protein sequence MKLVKLIGNLGYGSRKEVSAMFREGRITDPDGEVLYADDKVEHAAIRIDGEPLDPPAGLVLMLHKPTGYTCSTKDPGRIVYDLLPPRFRLRSPLLSTVGRLDRDTSGLLLLTDDGGLLHRIVSPKANLAKVYEAQLAEDLRGDEAAIFASGELELESEQTPLAPAILETIAPRQARLILTEGRYHQVRRMFAAVGNHVQALHRSRIGGLSLQDLPAGQWRTLDAADLETLFRG encoded by the coding sequence ATGAAGCTGGTCAAGCTGATCGGCAACCTGGGCTACGGCAGCCGCAAGGAGGTCAGCGCGATGTTCCGCGAAGGCCGCATCACCGATCCCGACGGCGAAGTGCTGTACGCCGACGACAAGGTCGAGCACGCCGCGATCCGCATCGACGGCGAGCCGCTCGATCCGCCGGCCGGGCTGGTGTTGATGCTGCACAAGCCGACCGGCTACACCTGTTCGACCAAGGACCCCGGCCGCATCGTCTACGACCTGCTGCCGCCGCGGTTCCGCCTGCGTTCGCCGCTGCTGTCGACGGTCGGGCGGCTGGATCGCGACACCAGCGGCCTGTTGCTGTTGACCGACGACGGCGGCCTGCTGCACCGGATCGTGTCGCCCAAGGCCAACCTGGCCAAGGTCTACGAGGCGCAGTTGGCCGAGGACCTGCGCGGCGACGAAGCGGCGATCTTCGCCAGCGGCGAGCTGGAACTGGAATCCGAACAGACCCCGCTGGCGCCGGCGATCCTGGAGACGATCGCGCCGCGCCAGGCGCGACTGATCCTCACCGAAGGCCGCTATCACCAGGTACGGCGCATGTTCGCCGCGGTCGGCAACCACGTGCAGGCGCTGCATCGCAGCCGCATCGGCGGTCTGTCGTTGCAGGATTTGCCGGCGGGGCAGTGGCGGACCTTGGATGCGGCCGATCTGGAGACCTTGTTCCGTGGCTGA
- a CDS encoding HAD family hydrolase has product MADSVDPVDSRGLIAIDFVPAAVLFDMDGLMLDSERAMLGAWRAAALAESIQADDALWLSMVGVHDRASFAILSERLGDDAATRLRAAGDRLYDAQVAAGLPHKDGLIELLDLLDAHGIAKAVATSTRRKRALAKLEASGLLDRFAVIVTGSDVEHPKPAPDIYLLAARQLGVDPRDCLVLEDSEPGVRAALAAGATPIQVPDLVAPSAELRGFGHRIAMSLVQVRGMLEAVLKARGGIRAASGA; this is encoded by the coding sequence GTGGCTGATTCGGTCGATCCTGTTGATTCGCGCGGATTGATCGCGATCGATTTCGTTCCCGCCGCGGTGCTGTTCGACATGGACGGCCTGATGCTCGACAGCGAGCGGGCCATGCTGGGCGCCTGGCGCGCGGCGGCGCTGGCCGAATCGATCCAGGCCGACGACGCGCTGTGGCTGTCGATGGTCGGCGTCCACGACCGCGCCAGTTTCGCGATCCTGTCCGAGCGCCTGGGCGACGACGCGGCGACCCGTCTGCGCGCCGCCGGCGATCGTCTGTACGACGCGCAGGTCGCGGCGGGCCTGCCGCATAAGGACGGTTTGATCGAATTGCTGGATCTGCTCGACGCGCACGGCATCGCCAAGGCGGTGGCGACCTCGACCCGGCGCAAGCGCGCGCTGGCGAAGCTCGAGGCGAGCGGCTTGCTCGATCGTTTCGCGGTGATCGTGACCGGCAGCGATGTCGAGCATCCCAAGCCGGCGCCGGATATTTATCTGTTGGCGGCGCGGCAGCTCGGGGTCGATCCGCGCGATTGCCTGGTGCTGGAGGATTCCGAACCGGGCGTGCGCGCCGCGCTGGCGGCCGGCGCGACGCCGATCCAGGTGCCGGATCTGGTCGCGCCCAGCGCGGAGCTGCGCGGGTTCGGGCATCGGATCGCAATGTCGTTGGTGCAGGTGCGGGGGATGTTGGAGGCGGTTTTGAAGGCTCGCGGTGGTATTCGGGCTGCGTCCGGGGCTTGA
- a CDS encoding DUF1415 domain-containing protein gives MSDTVPSQASPGDPSSNEAEPIAATRRWLERAVIGLNLCPFAKAVLAKGQVRFVLSDARTPQALLEELASELVLLEQSDPERIDTTLLIHPQVLQDFFDFNDFLDLADGAVAALDLEGEIQVASFHPDYQFAGTGFDEVGNCTNRSPYPTLHLLREASVERAVAAFPDPDVIVERNLETLQKLGLEGWRALLAK, from the coding sequence ATGAGCGATACCGTGCCGAGTCAAGCTTCGCCAGGCGATCCCTCGTCGAACGAGGCCGAACCCATCGCCGCGACCCGGCGCTGGCTGGAGCGCGCGGTGATCGGCCTGAACCTGTGCCCGTTCGCCAAGGCGGTGCTGGCCAAGGGCCAGGTGCGCTTCGTGCTGAGCGATGCGCGCACGCCGCAGGCCTTGCTGGAAGAACTCGCCTCGGAGCTGGTGCTGCTGGAACAAAGCGACCCCGAGCGCATCGACACCACCTTGCTGATCCATCCGCAGGTGCTGCAGGACTTCTTCGACTTCAACGATTTCCTCGACCTCGCCGACGGCGCGGTCGCGGCGTTGGACCTGGAAGGCGAGATCCAGGTCGCCAGCTTCCACCCCGACTATCAGTTCGCCGGTACCGGGTTCGATGAAGTCGGCAATTGCACCAACCGTTCGCCGTATCCGACCTTGCATCTGTTGCGCGAGGCGAGCGTGGAACGCGCGGTGGCGGCGTTTCCGGACCCGGATGTGATCGTGGAGCGCAATCTGGAGACGTTGCAGAAGCTTGGGCTTGAGGGGTGGCGGGCGTTGTTGGCTAAGTGA
- a CDS encoding YajQ family cyclic di-GMP-binding protein codes for MPSFDVVSEVDTHELTNAVDQANRELTTRFDFKNVEAKFELDDKAISQSAPSEFQLEQMTQILRARLAARGIDARCLEFGDVDTNLAGARQKITVQQGIEQKLAKKIAAAIKDAKLKVDTQINGDKLRVNGKKRDDLQTAIALLKGLEFERPLQFDNFRD; via the coding sequence ATGCCTTCCTTCGACGTCGTGTCCGAAGTCGACACCCACGAACTCACCAACGCGGTCGACCAGGCCAACCGCGAACTGACCACCCGCTTCGATTTCAAGAACGTCGAGGCCAAGTTCGAGCTCGACGACAAGGCGATCAGCCAGTCCGCGCCGAGCGAATTCCAGCTCGAGCAGATGACCCAGATCCTGCGCGCCCGCCTGGCCGCCCGCGGCATCGACGCGCGCTGCCTGGAATTCGGCGACGTCGACACCAACCTGGCCGGCGCGCGGCAGAAGATCACCGTGCAGCAGGGCATCGAGCAGAAGCTGGCCAAGAAGATCGCCGCGGCGATCAAGGACGCCAAGCTCAAGGTCGACACCCAGATCAACGGCGACAAGCTGCGCGTCAACGGCAAGAAGCGCGACGACCTGCAGACCGCGATCGCCCTGCTCAAGGGCCTGGAATTCGAGCGGCCGTTGCAGTTCGACAATTTTCGCGATTGA
- a CDS encoding NAD(P)-dependent alcohol dehydrogenase, with translation MLKTAAYAAQDARSPLAPFSIERREPGPDDVLIDILYCGVCHSDIHQARDEWGGSRFPMVPGHEIVGRVAQVGANVLGFQLGDAVGVGCFVDSCRECPQCHAGEEQYCDQGMTGTYNSRERGTGIATQGGYSTRITVDQAYVLRIPAAIPLDRAAPLLCAGITTYSPLKHYGVKAGDEVAVVGLGGLGHMAVKLAVAMGARVTVLSTSESKREAALALGAHAFAATRDEATFKTLARSFDFIIDSVSGDHDYNAYLGLLKFDGTMVLLGIPETPSTVAAGALIMQRRKLGGSLIGGIRETQEMLDFCAEHGVASDIELIDIAQINEAYERMIKGDVRYRFVIDIASLNEAA, from the coding sequence ATGCTCAAGACCGCCGCCTACGCCGCCCAAGACGCGCGTTCGCCCCTGGCCCCGTTTTCGATCGAACGCCGCGAACCCGGCCCGGACGATGTGCTGATCGACATCCTCTACTGCGGGGTCTGCCATTCCGACATCCACCAGGCCCGCGACGAGTGGGGCGGCTCGCGCTTCCCGATGGTGCCGGGCCACGAGATCGTCGGCCGGGTCGCCCAGGTCGGCGCCAACGTGCTCGGTTTCCAGCTCGGCGACGCGGTCGGGGTCGGCTGTTTCGTCGATTCCTGTCGCGAATGCCCGCAGTGCCATGCCGGCGAGGAGCAGTACTGCGACCAGGGCATGACCGGCACTTACAACTCGCGCGAACGCGGCACCGGCATCGCGACCCAGGGCGGTTACTCGACCCGGATCACCGTCGACCAGGCCTATGTGCTGCGCATCCCGGCCGCGATCCCGCTCGACCGCGCCGCGCCGCTGCTGTGCGCGGGCATCACCACGTATTCGCCGTTGAAGCATTACGGGGTCAAGGCCGGCGACGAAGTCGCGGTGGTCGGCCTGGGCGGCCTGGGCCACATGGCGGTCAAGCTGGCGGTGGCGATGGGCGCGCGGGTGACCGTGCTGAGCACTTCGGAATCCAAGCGCGAGGCCGCGCTGGCGCTGGGCGCGCATGCGTTCGCGGCGACCCGCGATGAGGCCACGTTCAAGACTCTGGCGCGCTCGTTCGATTTCATCATCGACTCGGTGTCCGGCGATCACGACTACAACGCTTACCTGGGCCTGTTGAAGTTCGACGGCACCATGGTCCTGCTCGGGATTCCGGAAACCCCGTCGACGGTCGCGGCCGGCGCATTGATCATGCAGCGGCGCAAGCTCGGCGGCTCGCTGATCGGCGGCATCCGCGAAACCCAGGAAATGCTGGATTTCTGCGCCGAACACGGGGTCGCCTCGGACATCGAGCTGATCGACATCGCCCAGATCAACGAGGCCTACGAGCGCATGATCAAGGGCGATGTGCGGTATCGCTTCGTGATCGATATCGCGAGCTTGAACGAGGCGGCTTGA
- a CDS encoding DUF1453 domain-containing protein — MPLLLLIPLALLALVLLWALLLPIGLIQRYRYGKARRRALPWVVHLAAALSLLSLLIFFFSAWLVGHWIDDAPLYAAGGLLAGLLLGALGLALTRFEHEPKGLYYTPNRWLILGLTLIVAARIVYGLWQGAQGWSGHGVWLPRQGSLFAVGGLLLGYYQLYTLGLRRRLRRVALTANG, encoded by the coding sequence ATGCCTCTGTTGCTCCTCATCCCCCTCGCCCTGCTGGCCTTGGTCCTGCTGTGGGCGCTGCTGCTGCCGATCGGCCTGATCCAGCGCTACCGTTACGGCAAGGCGCGGCGTCGCGCCCTGCCGTGGGTGGTGCATCTGGCCGCGGCGCTGTCGTTGCTGTCGCTGCTGATCTTCTTCTTCAGCGCCTGGCTGGTCGGGCACTGGATCGACGATGCGCCGCTGTACGCCGCCGGCGGCCTGCTCGCGGGTCTGTTGCTCGGCGCGCTCGGCCTGGCCCTGACCCGCTTCGAACACGAACCCAAGGGCCTGTACTACACCCCCAACCGCTGGCTGATCCTCGGCCTGACCCTGATCGTCGCCGCGCGCATCGTCTACGGCCTGTGGCAAGGCGCGCAGGGCTGGAGCGGGCACGGCGTGTGGTTGCCGCGGCAGGGCAGCCTGTTCGCGGTCGGCGGCTTGTTGCTGGGCTACTACCAGCTCTACACCCTGGGCCTGCGCCGCCGCCTGCGTCGGGTCGCGCTCACCGCGAACGGGTGA
- a CDS encoding DMT family transporter — protein MSAAHPHRGRAIVTMLVAVLMFSLMDALLKLLSDHYPPFQVATLRGLSSLPFVLTWALASAGWRPLLRVRWPLHLLRGVLGIGMMASFVYGVNRLPLSTTYSIFFIAPLLITALSGPILGERVGPRRWIAISIGMLGVLVLLRPSGQGMLSLAALAVLAAAFGYAVSAITVRLLARTDSTQSMMVWLMVMITFGAGALAWSGWVPLLREDLWLILGLGIAGSIGQYAVTEAFRLGEASLIAPLEYTALIWGVMLDLSVWGVLPDSVTWIGAAIIVASGLYLMRRESVHAEAEHP, from the coding sequence ATGAGCGCGGCCCACCCGCACCGCGGCCGCGCGATCGTCACCATGCTGGTCGCGGTGCTGATGTTCTCGTTGATGGACGCGCTGCTGAAGCTGTTGTCGGATCACTATCCGCCGTTCCAGGTCGCGACCCTGCGCGGCCTGTCGTCGTTGCCGTTCGTGCTGACCTGGGCGCTGGCGAGCGCCGGTTGGCGGCCGTTGCTGCGGGTGCGCTGGCCGTTGCATCTGCTGCGCGGCGTGCTCGGCATCGGCATGATGGCCAGCTTCGTCTACGGCGTGAATCGCCTGCCGCTGTCGACGACGTATTCGATCTTCTTCATCGCGCCGCTGCTGATCACCGCGCTGTCGGGGCCGATTCTGGGCGAGCGGGTCGGGCCGCGGCGCTGGATCGCGATCAGCATCGGCATGCTCGGCGTGCTGGTGCTGCTGCGTCCCAGCGGCCAGGGCATGCTCAGCCTGGCGGCCTTGGCCGTGCTCGCCGCGGCGTTCGGCTACGCGGTCAGCGCGATCACCGTGCGCCTGCTCGCGCGCACCGACAGCACCCAGTCGATGATGGTGTGGCTGATGGTGATGATCACCTTCGGCGCCGGCGCGCTGGCCTGGTCGGGCTGGGTGCCGCTGCTCCGCGAGGACCTGTGGCTGATCCTCGGCCTGGGCATCGCCGGTTCGATCGGCCAATACGCGGTCACCGAAGCCTTCCGCCTGGGCGAAGCCTCGCTGATCGCGCCGCTGGAATACACCGCGCTGATCTGGGGCGTGATGCTCGACCTGAGCGTGTGGGGCGTGCTGCCCGATTCGGTGACCTGGATCGGCGCGGCGATCATCGTCGCCAGCGGCCTGTACCTGATGCGCCGCGAGAGCGTTCACGCCGAAGCTGAACATCCCTAG
- a CDS encoding VOC family protein, whose product MTALVHAPGAPCWFELATDDQPAADAFYSALFGWTIERTPMPAGSAYTIFKLAGRDVAGSYPLVPGAAPGPDGNATSHWGVYFRVADCNAVTARAVALGGRMLAAPFELMEHVRMAVCADPEGVVFSLAQQRAHPGVDAIGVDNAVCWAELATRDIGRAEAYYQRLFGWRMQAHPATPAGYRVFVDQQRMLGGLLQMTPDWGEVAPHWSIYLQVADVDACAARALRLGGSIAFPPFDAPGVGRIARVCDPGGAAFYLIKFV is encoded by the coding sequence ATGACCGCACTCGTCCATGCGCCCGGCGCGCCGTGCTGGTTCGAACTGGCGACCGACGATCAGCCCGCGGCCGACGCTTTCTACAGCGCCTTGTTCGGTTGGACCATCGAACGCACGCCGATGCCGGCCGGCAGCGCCTACACCATCTTCAAGCTCGCCGGCCGCGATGTCGCCGGCAGCTACCCGCTGGTGCCGGGCGCCGCGCCCGGTCCCGACGGCAACGCCACCTCGCACTGGGGCGTGTACTTCCGCGTCGCCGACTGCAACGCGGTCACCGCGCGCGCGGTCGCGCTCGGCGGGCGCATGCTCGCCGCGCCGTTCGAACTGATGGAGCACGTGCGCATGGCGGTATGCGCCGATCCCGAGGGCGTGGTGTTCTCGCTCGCCCAGCAGCGCGCGCATCCCGGCGTGGACGCGATCGGGGTCGACAACGCGGTGTGCTGGGCGGAACTGGCCACCCGCGATATCGGTCGCGCCGAAGCCTATTACCAGCGCCTGTTCGGCTGGCGCATGCAGGCGCATCCGGCGACGCCGGCCGGGTACCGCGTATTCGTCGATCAGCAGCGCATGCTCGGCGGGTTGTTGCAGATGACGCCCGACTGGGGCGAGGTCGCGCCGCACTGGTCGATCTACCTGCAGGTGGCCGATGTCGACGCCTGCGCCGCGCGCGCGCTCAGGCTGGGCGGCAGCATCGCGTTTCCGCCGTTCGATGCGCCGGGCGTCGGTCGCATCGCGCGGGTCTGCGATCCCGGCGGCGCGGCCTTCTATCTGATCAAGTTCGTCTGA
- a CDS encoding OmpW/AlkL family protein, producing MIRISHLTLALLGTLAFAPAAFAQDASTDSASGKRFAVVGGYSLSEPTKNPQIGGVRTNVDGGGAPTLSASWYINDNIAIEAWGAADKLGQRVNTGGGKIGSVDSQPVALSGQYHFRGADTIVRPFVGLGYYEANYSNESLSSGNRLGIDNAKGAMATAGVDLNINPTWFARADVRYMQGKPDVKLDGVKVGEAELNPVTIGIGLGARF from the coding sequence ATGATCCGCATTTCTCATTTGACCCTCGCCCTGCTGGGCACCCTGGCCTTCGCCCCGGCCGCCTTCGCTCAGGATGCCTCCACCGACAGCGCCAGCGGCAAGCGCTTCGCCGTCGTCGGCGGCTACTCGCTCAGCGAGCCGACCAAGAATCCGCAGATCGGCGGCGTGCGCACCAACGTGGACGGCGGCGGTGCCCCGACCCTGAGCGCCAGCTGGTACATCAACGACAACATCGCCATCGAAGCGTGGGGCGCGGCCGACAAGCTCGGTCAGCGCGTCAACACCGGCGGCGGCAAGATCGGCAGCGTCGATTCGCAGCCGGTCGCGCTGAGCGGCCAGTACCACTTCCGCGGCGCCGACACGATCGTGCGTCCGTTCGTGGGCCTGGGCTACTACGAAGCCAACTACAGCAACGAATCGCTGAGCAGCGGCAACCGTCTGGGCATCGACAACGCCAAGGGCGCGATGGCGACCGCCGGCGTCGATCTCAACATCAACCCGACCTGGTTCGCCCGCGCCGACGTGCGCTACATGCAGGGCAAGCCGGACGTGAAGCTCGACGGCGTCAAGGTCGGCGAAGCCGAGCTGAACCCGGTGACCATCGGTATCGGTCTGGGCGCGCGCTTCTAA
- a CDS encoding DUF2884 family protein, with amino-acid sequence MRLSRPVLIAAMATTALASGPVFAANVHVDASCEIDSAFDLTLNERSLILTREDGTPKAIVMRQGRLFVDDRWVELSRDDARRLAEFEKGARAAMPEAQHIGREAADIAFTALGEVAAVLGNHPDRTRGRIDTMRKDLDKRLSNVVTPTHFSGKVLGDGIADALGENVPILVGELVGGAVTAALSGDAERLKRLDILDAKIEAAVQPRADALGRRADKLCRQMVELDAIDNALSYRYDGRPLELLRVEVKDNKSGSTAKP; translated from the coding sequence ATGCGCCTGTCCCGCCCCGTACTGATCGCCGCCATGGCCACCACCGCATTGGCCAGCGGCCCGGTCTTCGCCGCCAACGTCCACGTCGACGCCAGCTGCGAGATCGACAGCGCCTTCGACCTGACCCTCAACGAGCGCAGCCTGATCCTGACCCGCGAGGACGGCACGCCCAAGGCGATCGTGATGCGCCAGGGCCGGTTGTTCGTCGACGACCGCTGGGTCGAGCTGAGCCGCGACGACGCGCGCCGCCTCGCCGAATTCGAGAAGGGCGCGCGCGCGGCGATGCCCGAGGCCCAGCACATCGGCCGCGAAGCCGCCGACATCGCCTTCACCGCGCTCGGCGAGGTGGCCGCGGTGCTGGGCAACCATCCCGACCGCACTCGCGGCCGCATCGACACGATGCGCAAGGACCTCGACAAGCGCCTGAGCAACGTGGTCACCCCGACCCACTTCAGCGGCAAGGTGCTCGGCGACGGCATCGCCGATGCGCTCGGCGAGAACGTGCCGATCCTGGTCGGCGAACTGGTCGGCGGCGCGGTCACCGCCGCGCTCAGCGGCGACGCCGAGCGGCTCAAGCGCCTGGACATTCTCGACGCCAAGATCGAGGCCGCGGTGCAGCCGCGCGCCGACGCCCTGGGCCGCCGCGCCGACAAGCTGTGCCGGCAGATGGTCGAGCTGGACGCGATCGACAATGCGCTGAGCTACCGCTACGACGGCCGGCCGCTGGAGTTGCTGCGGGTCGAGGTCAAGGACAACAAGTCGGGCAGCACGGCCAAGCCCTGA
- a CDS encoding dihydrolipoyllysine-residue acetyltransferase, with product MADLKEARVPDIGDYDGVPVIELLVAVGDTVTQDQGLVTLESDKATMEVPAPFAGVIRELKVKIGDQLAEGSVVALIEPLEGDAKATPAKAEEPAKPAAPAAATKAEAPAPAKQEAPKPEAPAKQDAPAAPAPIAANAGTDPEALPPRTPPVAFTAEELMPDKVPYASPAVRLFARELGVDLSRVTGSERGGRISKENVQAFVKGVMQGGGGGAASAGAGAAPSLGGGLNLLPWPKVDFSKFGETEVKPLTRIQKLSGANLARNWAMIPHVTQHDDADITDLEALRVALNKENEKAGLKLTMLAFLMKASVSALQKFPNFNASLDASGENLTLKKYFHIGFAADTPNGLVVPVVRDCDKKGVLQIAKETGELAAKARDGKLGPADMSGGCFSISSLGGIGGTAFTPIVNAPEVAILGVSKSATKPVWDGKQFAPRLILPLSLSYDHRVIDGAAAARFTAHLAQLLADMRRVLL from the coding sequence ATGGCTGATCTGAAGGAAGCACGCGTCCCCGACATCGGCGACTACGACGGCGTACCCGTCATCGAACTGCTGGTCGCGGTCGGCGACACGGTGACCCAGGACCAGGGACTGGTCACGCTGGAATCCGACAAGGCCACCATGGAAGTGCCCGCGCCGTTCGCGGGCGTGATTCGCGAACTCAAGGTCAAGATCGGCGATCAACTGGCCGAAGGCAGCGTGGTGGCGTTGATCGAACCCCTCGAAGGGGACGCAAAGGCAACGCCGGCGAAAGCCGAAGAGCCCGCCAAACCCGCCGCGCCCGCCGCAGCGACCAAGGCCGAAGCCCCCGCCCCCGCGAAGCAGGAAGCCCCCAAGCCCGAAGCCCCGGCCAAGCAAGACGCCCCCGCGGCTCCCGCCCCGATCGCCGCCAACGCCGGCACCGACCCCGAAGCGCTACCGCCGCGCACCCCGCCGGTCGCCTTCACCGCCGAAGAGCTGATGCCCGACAAGGTGCCGTACGCCAGCCCGGCGGTGCGCCTGTTCGCGCGCGAACTCGGCGTCGACCTGTCCCGCGTCACCGGCAGCGAGCGCGGCGGCCGGATCAGCAAGGAAAACGTGCAGGCCTTCGTCAAGGGCGTCATGCAGGGCGGCGGCGGTGGCGCGGCCAGTGCCGGCGCCGGCGCGGCGCCGAGCCTGGGCGGCGGCCTCAACCTGCTGCCGTGGCCGAAGGTCGATTTCAGCAAGTTCGGCGAGACCGAAGTCAAGCCGCTCACCCGCATCCAGAAGCTCTCCGGCGCCAACTTGGCGCGCAACTGGGCGATGATCCCGCACGTCACCCAGCACGACGATGCAGACATCACCGACCTGGAAGCGCTGCGCGTGGCGCTCAACAAGGAAAACGAAAAGGCCGGCCTCAAGCTGACCATGCTCGCGTTCCTGATGAAGGCCTCGGTGTCGGCGCTGCAGAAGTTCCCGAACTTCAACGCCTCGCTCGACGCGAGCGGCGAAAACCTGACGCTGAAGAAGTACTTCCACATCGGCTTCGCCGCCGACACCCCGAACGGCCTGGTCGTGCCGGTGGTGCGCGACTGCGACAAGAAGGGCGTGCTGCAGATCGCGAAGGAAACCGGCGAACTGGCGGCCAAGGCGCGCGACGGCAAGCTCGGCCCGGCCGACATGAGCGGCGGCTGCTTCTCGATCAGCTCGCTCGGCGGCATCGGCGGCACCGCGTTCACCCCGATCGTCAATGCGCCGGAAGTGGCGATCCTCGGCGTGTCCAAGTCGGCGACCAAGCCGGTGTGGGACGGCAAGCAGTTCGCGCCGCGCCTGATCCTGCCGTTGTCGCTGTCCTACGATCACCGCGTCATCGACGGCGCCGCCGCCGCGCGTTTCACCGCGCATCTGGCGCAGTTGCTGGCCGACATGCGGCGCGTGCTGCTGTAA